The DNA segment CAGAGTCCTTCGCCTCAAAGGTTTTACCTCTGACTATTCCCCCAGTTCTTTCAAACTCTTTCTTGAGTAATTCAAAGACAGATGTACCATAATCATCATTTAAGTAAAGTATGCCAAGCTTCTTGACCTTCAGTTCTTCCAACATTGACAGGATTGGTGGCACTTCAGCCTCTGCTGTTGCGTAATACCTGAAAACCCATTCATTTTGCTCTGTAAGTTTTGGATTTGTTACTACTAATCCAACAAGAACAACTTCATTTTCCTCTGCCAGAGGAGCTAAAGCCATCGAAACAGAACTTAAGGTTGAGACATACAAAACAGGGTGATGAGTTGCTTCTATTTTGCTAAATGCCTCTTCACCTTTTTGTGTGCTTGTTTTGCTGTCTCCAATAATCAATTCTATTTTCTTTCCATTTATTCCACCCCAGGAATTGATTTCATCAACAGCCAAAAGCATACCACCCTTTACTTCCTCTCCCACATATGATGCAGGGCCAGAAATTGAAAGCACTGCACCTATTTTAATTGCCTTTTCTGCTTGCGACATAAAAAATATGACAATCGCTGCAATAACAACAACTGCAAGAATTCCAGAGATTAACTTAACACTTATCTTCATTTTTTTGACCCCCTTTTTGATTATTTCGCATAGTTTGCCCTATGGATCAGGCAAAGATGATTATATGGCTTGAATCTCCCCAGCTCATTTATGAGTTGGTCTTTTGTTTTACCTGCCTGTGCTAACACGACAGACAGGTCTTCATAAAAGTAAAAGGGGACGGTTCTGTTTTTCTTCTTTTCCACCATTCTTCGGTCTACCTTTTGGCTTTATTAATTCCTCTATTTTATGTTTTCTCTTTATCTCCTCTATAAAGTTTTTGTTTCCATATATCATCCTTCTGTCCATCTCACCCTTCATCGCATTTCTTCCCTTTATCATCCCTTTTACAAATTCTCTGTCGAGCAAAAGGAGAGCAGGGAATAATGTGAATATAATGTATCCTTCTTTAGAGAAGTATATCTAAAATAGATTTATTGTCAACAATATAGGGAAATTAGCTCACGTCCCCGGTTTGGTTGCAGGATGGGAGCGGATATATGTTCTTCGGATAGCTGAAGCGTTAAGAGGTATTAAAACTCCCCGAACAAGGGGATGATCTCGAATCTTGTCACATCCACCAACCCCTTGTCTGTGATCTTTAACTCCGGGATCACAGGTAGCGCCAAAAAGGAGAGGGTCATAAAAGGGTCCTCCAACTTGCCCCCCATCTCCTTGACTGTCCGGTGCAGGAGATCAAGCCTGTCCCTCACCTCCTCTATGGATAGATCGGCAATCAGCCCCCCGATGGGCAGGGGTAGGGAGGCCAATACCCTTCCCCCTCTTATTGCGATCAACCCTCCCTTCATCTCAACGATCCCCTGCACTGCCTGGGCCATGTCCTCATCCATCACCCCTACTACCACGATGTTGTGAGAATCATGGGCCACAGAGGAGGCGATGGCCCCATCTCGCAGGCCAAAGCCCTTGACAAAACCCAACCCCACGTTTCCTATCCCCTTATGTCTCTCTACCACCGCGATCTTCAGGATATCCCCTGAGGGGTCGGCCACAGCCACCCCTCCCTCTGTCTTGACCTCATAAAACCCCCTTTTTGTCACGATCTGGTTTGGGATGACCTCGATGACCTTCGCCGTGGTGGTCTGGGCCTTTATCTGGAATCGCTGGGTGGAGAAACCCTGGATGTGGAAAGTATTCTCTGTTTCGATCCTCTCCTCCTCAATGGCCCCAGGGAGGACCTTTCCCTCTTCGGCCACCAGGCGGCCATCCTTGAAGACCCGCTGGATCTTGACCTCTTTGAGGTCTTCTATCACCAGGAGGTCTGCTCGATAGCCAGGGGCGATGGCCCCGATTCCTGGGAGGGGGAAGTATTCGGCAGGGTTGATTGTGGCCATCTGGATAGCGATGATTGGATCGATCCCCAACTGAATGGCCTTTCTCACACAGTGATCTATGCTTCCCTCGGAGATGAGGTCCGCGGGGTGGCGGTCGTCTGAGACGAACATGCATTGGTGGGCATTTTTCGGAGTGACCAAAGGGATGAGTTCCTCCAGGTTTTTGGCTGTGGAACCCTCTCTGATCATGATGTACATCCCCTTGGCCAGCTTCTCCTCGGCTTCTTCTCTTCGGGTGCATTCGTGATCCGAGGATATCCCGGCGATGATATAGGCAGTGAGGTCCTTGTCGCTGAGCCCTGGGGCGTGGCCATCCACCCTTTTGCCCTGGGCCATCTGAATCTTTTTCAGCACCTCTGGCACCCTATGGATTACCCCGGGGAAGTTCATCATCTCCCCCAGCCCCTTTACCCACTTTTCTTTCATGAGGCCTTGTAAATCCTCTGCCTTGATATCGGCCCCGGATGTCTCCAAGGGGGTGGCCGGGACACAGGAGGGGAGCATGACATAGAGGTTTAAGGGGGTTGATTCCATCCCCTCTTGCATGAGCCTTATCCCCCTTATGCCCATGACATTGGCGATCTCGTGAAAGTCAGTCACCACCGTGGTCACCCCATGTGGGAGGATGGCCCTGGCATATTCCCTCATCCCGACCATGCTGCTCTCTATGTGGACATGGGCGTCGATGAAGCCAGGGGCAAGAAACTTCCCTTCCAAGTTCATTACCTCTCGGGTGCGATAGTGCCCGAAACCTACAACCATTCCTTGGGCGATGGCCACATCCCTGGGTTCGATCTTTCCCGAGAGGACATTGATGAGCTGGGCGTTTTTCAAAAGGAGGTCCACCTCCCTTTCACCCCTGGCGAATGCTATGGCCTCTTTTAGCTCCATGATCTCCTCCAACTAAAGTGGTCTTTAAAATATACCCCCTTTGCAGTGGTAAGATAATTCAGGCAAATTTTACCAAGTTATACTAAGTAACATAGAGGATTAAGGAAGTGAAAATCAATAGAACTTTTTCAGTTCTCAGTTGACTCCTTCATCATCACCAAAGGAGAAAGGAGGCAGAAAAGAGGATGATAAGGAGAAGCGGGTATATGCAAGTCTACAGCTCTAATAGTTAATTTAAAAATCCTGCCTGTCTCAATTCTCGTAATACTGCTCGATATGCTTGACTGAATTCAGGGAGTGTTGCTATGTGAGAAGAAAGACGTATTCGCCAAAGTTTCTTTAAGCTTGCTTCTTTTCGTAGAAACTCTTCTCTCACATCGGTTAATTTTTTGTCCCGGAATTCACTTTTCAGCTTGATAGCTTCGGCCAACTCAGCAAGATTCATGTATCGATTGGTAGTTAGGTACCATATATCGTAAAGGTCGCGAGGTTCATTTCGTGCACGATCTAATAGAGCTATTACTTTTTCAGCAGCTATTTCAGCAAGGGAATAGACACAAACAGTTGCATCCTTAGGCAAGTCTTCATATTCATCATATCCTTTAAGGACTATTCTCTCTTCAATGGGAAAGACAATTTTTTCTCGTATTGTAATATCTACTTTGATCTCCTTACCAGAGACGCTGGGCAAGGGACCTTCATATTCTAAGAAAAAGGTATAGCTGTTTCCATGGGTATGACGGTCATGACGGCTAAAATGTAGTATGATCCCTGAGGCTTGCTGTGTATGTTTAAAGGCAATATCGAGATCCTTTTGGATTTTTTCAATGGGAACTTCCCTTGCCAAGGTGAAATCAAGATCTTCTGAAAAACGATAGTCTGGGAAGTAGCATTTCTTAATGGCTGTACCTCCTTTGAATAAGAAAATATTTTTAAGGGGACTTTGGGATAACCCTACTAAAAACCAGGAGATGCAATAGTCACGCTCAAGGATTGCTTCAGTAATACGGCGGTCTCCTTTTCGGGCGAGTCGATTGGATAGTAGTGAAAGATTTCGCTGGGGAATCATTATGTTCTTACCACAGATAGAAGTTCTTCAGGAGATACATTAAGCTGAAGTCTCCATTTTCGGAGGAATTTCCCCTCAGATGGTAAAAGCGGATCTAATCGCACATAGGTTTCTGTTAGATATGAGCGGAGAATTTCCCGGTCTTCGGGAGTACCAATCTTATAAAGTTCAAGAATATAACCCAGTCTGCGGATAACAGAACCCCTACTCATCTTCACCGCATACTCGATAAGTCGGCTTGCATTTATATCCTGTTGGCGCATCCAAAGTCCTTTAGCTACTTCTGTCAAACCACCGCAATATTCTGGTTGTTTAAGAGCGTCAATGACTGTTCGTTCAAGATTGCTTATTTTTATTTTTTCCTGCTTTGTTACCCAGTGGTCACTCAAGCCAAAGAAAAATTTCTTTTGACTATGGATAAATCGAAATTCAATGCCCAGTGCATTAACAGGCCTGCGTGATTTTAAGGTCGTTACATAGACAACTAATTGAGGCTGAGTTACCATCCCATGAATTTCCATAGCTGTGCCATGAGAAAGATAGTAACCCTTTCCACCTACAATCTCACGGGCCACAACGAACGGGTTTCCTATGTACTCACATTCTTTCCCGAGCTCAAACGGTATTAAGATGAAAAGACCTGATTTTAAACGTGTAACAAGCCCTCTGGCCACAAGCTTTCGGACAAAATTACGGGAGGAAGCTTCGTCCAGATGAAGGATCTTTTGTACTTCTTTCAGTCGGAAGATAGGCCTATTTTGCTCATAGAGCGTGGTAACCAAATGAGCGGATTGAGGACCCAGGGTTTTTAGTTTATTATTGTAACGCATTTCGTGTCCTCCTAAGACACATTCTATATTAGTAACATAACATTTTCAACTATTAAATTATATTCAAAATGCATTTAATGCCTTATCAGGACATTATTTGCATTTATAATAAAATAAACTCAGATCCTAGAGAAATTGGCTGTATGTGAGGTATCAGAGAGGAGAATATCCGCATAAAATGTAATATACTCTCTTTATCCAGACCTCCCCAAGATGATCCTTCATGTTATCAATAAAAGCAAGAGTTGTAAGAGGGGATCAGAATTAAGTTGATGGCAATTGCAGTAATAGGACAATATCGCAAAAGGGGGGTAGGTGAAAAACCTTTGCCCTCGGGGATGGGTTAGAATGAGATTGCCCGCCAGGAGGGGCTATGATATATTTTTTGAGTGGAGAGGAGAAGATGTCCCCTTTATCTTTAGATCCCCCAAGGGTACTCCTGATCAACCCCAATAAGATGAAGCCCCCGGTCACCCCCATCGGCCTCGACTATATCGCCAGTTCCCTGGAGGTGGCGGGCTTTGAGGTGGACCTGATCGATCTCTGCTTTGCTTCCTCATGGCAGGGAGAATTGGACGCATATTTCGATGATCATGCCCCCCTGGCCATCGGGGTCACCGTGCGCAACACCGATGATTGCTTGTACCTCAGCCAGGACTTCATAGTCCCGCGGATAAAGGTGGTAATTGATTATCTCAAAGAGAAAACAACTCGTCCCCTTATCCTGGGAGGGGTTGGTTTTTCGGTGATGCCTGAGCACATACTGGCGTATTTAGGGGTGGAACTGGGGATCTGGGGGGATGGGGAGTGGAGCTTGCCTGCACTTTTGAAAAAGATGGCAAAGGGGGAGGACTTTTACGGAATCCCCGGTCTAATCTACAGGAGGAATGGGGAATACCATAGGAATCCCTCTGAGCTTTCCGACCTCCTGGAACTCCCGCTCCCGCTGAGGGAAGCCGTGAATAACCCCAGGTACTTTCGAGAGGGGGGCATGGGAAGTGTGGAGACCAAGAGGGGATGTGAGCAAAGGTGCATCTATTGTGCCGATCCCCTGGCCAAGGGGAGGAGGTATCGTCTGCGTCCACCGCACATAGTGGTGGATGAGATGGAGATCCTCCTAGAGATGGGGGTGGATCATCTGCACATCTGCGATAGCGAGTTCAACCTCCCCTATGACCATGCCATAGGGGTCTGTGAGGAGATCATCAGGCGCGGTTTGGGCAAGAGGCTCTCTTGGTATGCATATCTGAGTCCAGTCCCCTTCTCTGAGGAGCTGGCCCAGTTGATGTCCCAGGCTGGGTGTAAGGGAATAGACTTTGGGGCCGACCATGGGGACGATCGGATATTGAAGAACCTGGGTCGGCAGTTCACCTCCGCTGACCTGAGAAGGACGGCCACCCTCTGTCACAGATATGGGATTCCCTTCATGTATGACCTCCTTTTGGGTGGCCCTGGAGAGGGTAAGGAGAGCCTAACCAAGGCCATCTCTCTGATGAAGGAGATAGGGCCCTCGAGGGTGGGGATCTCGGCAGGTATCAGGATCTATTCCGGGACGAGGTTGGCCGAGATCGTCCAGAAGGAAGGAATCCACGAGGGGAATCCCAGCCTGCGGGGGGTCGTGAGGTCGGACTGTTTCGCCCCTATCTTCTATGTCTCACAAGGCTTAGGGGATGAGTTGATCCCCTTTATCACCTCTTTGGTAGAAGGAGACGAAAGGTTCTTTTTTGGGGGTGGGGAGGAGGCTGAGGCCAACTACAATTATAATGACAACAGCGTCCTCATGGAGGCCATCAAGAGGGGATATCGCGGCGCTTTCTGGGACATATTGAGGAGGTTGGTCGAAGAAGGCCGAGGTGGGTAGGGCCCTCATCCTGGATTGCTATTGAAATAGCTCGTAGCTCATGGCTGATAGCTGATTGCCCCTTGTGTCATTCAATGCGTTGACTACTTTGGAAAAGATCCTTTTGTCTAAACCTTTCAGCCCGTTACCTTGACATACCTCATCCGCAGGTCATAAAGGAGGCTGCTGAGCAGGTTTTCCTCATCTTGGTTGAGATTCCCTTTGGTCTTTTCCTGGAGGATCCCCAAGATATCGATGGTCTGTTTCGCCAAGGGGATATTCTTGGCCATCTTCTGGGTGGTGGGTTCTGGGATTTCCCCCAGGTGGATCAAGACGGAGGTGCTCAGGGAATAGACAAAGGTGGAGAAGGTTACCTCCGGCAAAGGAGGGATTTCCTCCTTTTCTTCTCTCTTTTCCTCTTGTTTTCGCTCCTCTCTTCTCTCTTCCTTTATCTCCTTCTTTTTCTCTCTTTTTTTCTCCCCTTCTTCGGCAGTGAACCTTTTGTCTATAACCCTGAACCCCTTTTTTTCCTCCTTTTCCTCTTCCATTCTCCTTACCTCCTTTAATCTGGACATCTAAACATGACGTTGTCTGCGGCGATATCTCCGGGAACGGTCCTTCCAGGTCTTTGCTTTTTCCTTCTGGTGAAGGGGTTCCATCCTCAAATTGAGCACTACGGAGCCAGGAAGCTCCCTCTCGACGGGGGGGCTTTTCCTTTTTGCAGGCCGCTTCTTTTCCGGCATGACCTTGGAGATGGGTGGGCCGATGACATAGGTTGGAGGAATGTGGTCCGCTAAATAGATCAAAGGGTTTGCCTGATAAAATGTTATTCCCTGCTCGTAGGCCCTCTGAGCCATGATCTCCAAGATGAGGGGGTGAGGGTCTCGACGTCTGCCGATCCGCAAGGCGAGCTCCGGGGAGGTGCTGAGGTGGATGTACTGTCTTCCCATGGGATCGAGGCCTCGTTGGATGATATGCGGATATGTCTTACGTCTGGTCCCGTGATAGAGGATCTTGGGGGGTGAGCTGGGTTCATACCTTATCCTTTGGGGTAGAGAATGCCCATAGGTGGCCCTAATCCTCTCCCCTTGCACATTAAATCTCTCCCGGTCGCTGGTATAAACCACCTCCAAGATGTGAGAGCGTCTTACATAAGACCATCCCTCCTCCTCGGCAATGGCCTGTTGTAGCTCTTTAATGGAGATAAACCCGTCTTCGTCGAGGACCAATCCAAATTCATCGGGACGGTGCCGCAAGATGTAGGCCATGAGCTTGCTCAGGGCAATTACCCTATGCCTATGGGACATCTCAGTTGAGCCTCCGTCGAAACTCCTCCTTGCACTCTTCCATCTCCTCTAAAAACTTCTCAATGTGTTTTAAGGCCTGTTCTTTATATCCCTTTTGGTTACTGACGGTGTACATGTACATGAGTTTGACGATGGTTTGGTAAATCCCTTGAGGGTCCTTGCACCATTTCTCTATGGGGCAGATGAGGCAATTTTCCTGGTACTCCAGGCAGAAGGCCCCCCCATGCGGGCACTCTCGATGATGGGCCCGAGTTCGGACATCTCCTCCAGCGAGAGGAGGGACTCCTTAATCCTCATCCACTTTTCTATGGTGATGTCGAAGAGGTTTCCCCCCTTCCTGAACCTCTCCACTATCTCCTGAAAGGTCAGCAGCCTGGTCCCCATCCCTCCCCTTGCGGACAAAAAAGGGACATAAATCCCTTTTCCCATCAATCCCTTTGCCGAGGGCTTAGTTTCATGGTTCTTCTCCAAAAAAGTTGCTAAAAAGGGTCCACGGATTCGAGGATTCAAGGGTTCAAGTGTTTGTCTTCTAAGGATTTAATATTTTATAAGTGCCTCGATCATCCTTTCAACATCTCCTATATCCCTTATAGGACTCCCTCCTTATCTGTGATGCTAACTCATATATTTCCTTCCTCGGAAGACCATTGTAACCTTATAAGTTTCAACAATTCTTAAGTATTTCACTTGACCACTGGAATCCTTGACCCCTGGAATCCTGTCAATTCCACCAACCAAGATGGAAAAGATCCAGTTTTATATAATAATAATCCAAGGGCTCTCTTTGTCAATCTCCGGATTTTACCTTGATGATCCTGTTTTCTTCATCTACGTAGATGAGCTTTGGGTGATGGTGGCTGATCTCCTCCTCATCGAGGAGGCCATAACTGGCGATAATAATCAAGTCGTCTTTGCTCGCCTGGTGGGCAGCGGCGCCGTTGATGCAGATGACACCAGACCCCCTTTCCCCTTTAAGGACATAGGTCTCAAAACGGTTCCCATTGGTCAGGTTGTA comes from the Deltaproteobacteria bacterium genome and includes:
- a CDS encoding nucleotidyl transferase AbiEii/AbiGii toxin family protein gives rise to the protein MIPQRNLSLLSNRLARKGDRRITEAILERDYCISWFLVGLSQSPLKNIFLFKGGTAIKKCYFPDYRFSEDLDFTLAREVPIEKIQKDLDIAFKHTQQASGIILHFSRHDRHTHGNSYTFFLEYEGPLPSVSGKEIKVDITIREKIVFPIEERIVLKGYDEYEDLPKDATVCVYSLAEIAAEKVIALLDRARNEPRDLYDIWYLTTNRYMNLAELAEAIKLKSEFRDKKLTDVREEFLRKEASLKKLWRIRLSSHIATLPEFSQAYRAVLRELRQAGFLN
- a CDS encoding ABC transporter substrate-binding protein — its product is MKISVKLISGILAVVVIAAIVIFFMSQAEKAIKIGAVLSISGPASYVGEEVKGGMLLAVDEINSWGGINGKKIELIIGDSKTSTQKGEEAFSKIEATHHPVLYVSTLSSVSMALAPLAEENEVVLVGLVVTNPKLTEQNEWVFRYYATAEAEVPPILSMLEELKVKKLGILYLNDDYGTSVFELLKKEFERTGGIVRGKTFEAKDSDFKKQIAKLKDMEAIYSVGFDSNLKNVFKQLKKENFSGFILGPATATLPSVRSMPEANGVYVAAPIIYNPNYLFAKEVKEKYETEYNRPFNHYAANGYDLIKLLAGLLEDKEISRESVKSLLEDGFIYPGVFGNLDVKRGEHGIAFLLDTAQIVDGEVKYLR
- a CDS encoding RNA 2'-phosphotransferase, yielding MSHRHRVIALSKLMAYILRHRPDEFGLVLDEDGFISIKELQQAIAEEEGWSYVRRSHILEVVYTSDRERFNVQGERIRATYGHSLPQRIRYEPSSPPKILYHGTRRKTYPHIIQRGLDPMGRQYIHLSTSPELALRIGRRRDPHPLILEIMAQRAYEQGITFYQANPLIYLADHIPPTYVIGPPISKVMPEKKRPAKRKSPPVERELPGSVVLNLRMEPLHQKEKAKTWKDRSRRYRRRQRHV
- a CDS encoding radical SAM protein — translated: MIYFLSGEEKMSPLSLDPPRVLLINPNKMKPPVTPIGLDYIASSLEVAGFEVDLIDLCFASSWQGELDAYFDDHAPLAIGVTVRNTDDCLYLSQDFIVPRIKVVIDYLKEKTTRPLILGGVGFSVMPEHILAYLGVELGIWGDGEWSLPALLKKMAKGEDFYGIPGLIYRRNGEYHRNPSELSDLLELPLPLREAVNNPRYFREGGMGSVETKRGCEQRCIYCADPLAKGRRYRLRPPHIVVDEMEILLEMGVDHLHICDSEFNLPYDHAIGVCEEIIRRGLGKRLSWYAYLSPVPFSEELAQLMSQAGCKGIDFGADHGDDRILKNLGRQFTSADLRRTATLCHRYGIPFMYDLLLGGPGEGKESLTKAISLMKEIGPSRVGISAGIRIYSGTRLAEIVQKEGIHEGNPSLRGVVRSDCFAPIFYVSQGLGDELIPFITSLVEGDERFFFGGGEEAEANYNYNDNSVLMEAIKRGYRGAFWDILRRLVEEGRGG
- the ade gene encoding adenine deaminase, producing MELKEAIAFARGEREVDLLLKNAQLINVLSGKIEPRDVAIAQGMVVGFGHYRTREVMNLEGKFLAPGFIDAHVHIESSMVGMREYARAILPHGVTTVVTDFHEIANVMGIRGIRLMQEGMESTPLNLYVMLPSCVPATPLETSGADIKAEDLQGLMKEKWVKGLGEMMNFPGVIHRVPEVLKKIQMAQGKRVDGHAPGLSDKDLTAYIIAGISSDHECTRREEAEEKLAKGMYIMIREGSTAKNLEELIPLVTPKNAHQCMFVSDDRHPADLISEGSIDHCVRKAIQLGIDPIIAIQMATINPAEYFPLPGIGAIAPGYRADLLVIEDLKEVKIQRVFKDGRLVAEEGKVLPGAIEEERIETENTFHIQGFSTQRFQIKAQTTTAKVIEVIPNQIVTKRGFYEVKTEGGVAVADPSGDILKIAVVERHKGIGNVGLGFVKGFGLRDGAIASSVAHDSHNIVVVGVMDEDMAQAVQGIVEMKGGLIAIRGGRVLASLPLPIGGLIADLSIEEVRDRLDLLHRTVKEMGGKLEDPFMTLSFLALPVIPELKITDKGLVDVTRFEIIPLFGEF
- a CDS encoding transcriptional regulator produces the protein MRYNNKLKTLGPQSAHLVTTLYEQNRPIFRLKEVQKILHLDEASSRNFVRKLVARGLVTRLKSGLFILIPFELGKECEYIGNPFVVAREIVGGKGYYLSHGTAMEIHGMVTQPQLVVYVTTLKSRRPVNALGIEFRFIHSQKKFFFGLSDHWVTKQEKIKISNLERTVIDALKQPEYCGGLTEVAKGLWMRQQDINASRLIEYAVKMSRGSVIRRLGYILELYKIGTPEDREILRSYLTETYVRLDPLLPSEGKFLRKWRLQLNVSPEELLSVVRT
- a CDS encoding DUF1844 domain-containing protein translates to MEEEKEEKKGFRVIDKRFTAEEGEKKREKKKEIKEERREERKQEEKREEKEEIPPLPEVTFSTFVYSLSTSVLIHLGEIPEPTTQKMAKNIPLAKQTIDILGILQEKTKGNLNQDEENLLSSLLYDLRMRYVKVTG
- a CDS encoding aspartate 1-decarboxylase, encoding MQRIMLKAKIHRAKVTEDNLDYEGSITIDEGLMEAAGILPLEQVQIYNLTNGNRFETYVLKGERGSGVICINGAAAHQASKDDLIIIASYGLLDEEEISHHHPKLIYVDEENRIIKVKSGD